One Kribbella sp. NBC_00662 genomic region harbors:
- a CDS encoding glycosyltransferase family 2 protein — MSRPRLSVVVPFYNVGAYIGDCLDSIARQTWSDFEAILVDDGSPDDSAVIAKEMCSRDSRFRIVEQDNAGLGPARNTGVEHATGEYLTFVDSDDLVTRHGFGLLIKALDRTGSDFAGGNARRFNNSYGVRPSWLHGQTFTEDRFATHISETPQLVLDRMVWNKVYRRSFWDEYSYRFPAIRYEDYPVTLKAHLDAVTVDTIAAPVYFWRERESGDSITQQKFQLANIRDRVVSAGLVLDEIEDALPEIRHRVHAHFRQIDLHSILSAFGTVPPEEEQHLVELTSELLGRLDDAVLETAPRLAQLQFDAVRAGDTELLRLVALDPDAAQEQLPLSKTDFTLATSIREVTWIDGELSVRGTAEIRHLQSKPSSLRIGLVIAGRNYRLPVRRMPATDLRGEENLVGFEVRVSRELLAKCPAGPSHFDVRMRAGGIRRRDLLRGQKAGSPGWPPGMWIDGTSWIQPGPGKEGAFAVRRLADPCRLTSVEQTPEALVLHGRSAWDEPSLFVSRPLSGGEEELPLEVHGRDFTARLPLRPMLEEINPDDPFSQRTTRAFRMRGPDGREQVLLWTAGDRLVSHAEGGRVVMLTRSTGGYVNLHESPIRMTATAAVAAGNMLVVRGPDWGDVDFSWRRYLPDSDDHVDVACRRTISDDGWAAVVEMAALEPADWILFATAPDGTSHAVQCEPFLSSRLPLTITRGGSAFAVRPLAGTLHLEVS, encoded by the coding sequence ATGAGCCGTCCGCGCCTGAGTGTGGTGGTGCCGTTCTACAACGTCGGCGCGTACATCGGGGACTGCCTGGACTCGATCGCGCGACAGACCTGGAGCGACTTCGAGGCGATCCTGGTCGACGACGGGTCTCCGGACGACAGCGCCGTCATCGCGAAGGAGATGTGCTCCCGCGACTCTCGGTTCCGGATCGTCGAGCAGGACAACGCCGGGCTCGGCCCGGCGCGCAACACCGGGGTGGAGCACGCCACGGGGGAGTACCTCACGTTCGTCGACAGCGACGACCTCGTGACCCGGCACGGGTTCGGCCTGCTGATCAAGGCGCTCGACCGGACCGGTTCGGATTTCGCCGGCGGCAACGCGCGACGGTTCAACAACAGCTACGGCGTACGGCCGTCGTGGCTGCACGGGCAGACCTTCACCGAAGACCGGTTCGCCACGCACATCTCCGAGACACCGCAGCTCGTGCTCGACCGGATGGTGTGGAACAAGGTCTACCGCCGGTCGTTCTGGGACGAGTACTCCTACCGCTTCCCGGCGATCCGGTACGAGGACTACCCGGTCACTCTGAAGGCGCACCTCGACGCGGTCACCGTCGACACGATCGCGGCGCCGGTGTACTTCTGGCGCGAGCGCGAGTCGGGTGACTCGATCACACAGCAGAAGTTCCAGCTCGCGAACATCCGCGACCGGGTCGTCTCGGCCGGTCTGGTGCTTGACGAGATCGAGGACGCGCTTCCGGAGATCCGGCACCGGGTACACGCGCACTTCCGCCAGATCGACCTGCACTCGATCCTCTCGGCGTTCGGCACGGTGCCGCCGGAGGAGGAGCAGCACCTCGTCGAGCTCACGAGCGAGCTCCTCGGCCGGCTCGATGACGCCGTGCTCGAGACCGCGCCGCGACTGGCCCAGCTGCAGTTCGACGCTGTCCGTGCGGGCGACACCGAGCTGCTGCGTCTGGTCGCCCTCGACCCCGACGCGGCGCAGGAACAGCTGCCCCTGTCCAAGACCGACTTCACGCTGGCGACGAGCATCCGTGAGGTGACCTGGATCGACGGCGAGCTGTCGGTGCGGGGCACCGCTGAGATCCGTCACCTGCAGTCCAAGCCGTCGAGCCTCCGGATCGGTCTCGTCATCGCGGGCCGGAACTATCGCCTTCCGGTACGGCGGATGCCGGCGACCGACCTTCGCGGCGAGGAGAACCTGGTCGGGTTCGAGGTTCGTGTCAGCCGCGAACTGCTCGCCAAGTGTCCGGCGGGCCCGTCGCATTTCGACGTACGGATGCGTGCCGGCGGGATCCGCCGCCGGGACCTGCTGCGAGGCCAGAAGGCGGGCAGCCCGGGCTGGCCGCCGGGGATGTGGATCGACGGGACCAGCTGGATCCAGCCGGGTCCGGGCAAGGAAGGCGCGTTCGCCGTACGGCGGTTGGCGGATCCGTGCCGACTGACGTCGGTCGAGCAGACGCCCGAAGCGCTGGTTCTACACGGGCGGTCGGCGTGGGACGAGCCGTCGCTGTTCGTCAGCCGGCCGTTGTCGGGCGGGGAGGAGGAGCTGCCGCTCGAGGTCCACGGCCGCGACTTCACCGCACGGTTGCCGCTCCGGCCGATGCTCGAGGAGATCAACCCGGACGATCCGTTCAGCCAGCGGACGACGCGGGCGTTCCGGATGCGTGGACCGGACGGCCGCGAGCAGGTGTTGTTGTGGACCGCGGGCGACCGACTGGTGTCACACGCCGAAGGCGGTCGCGTGGTGATGCTGACCCGGTCGACCGGCGGCTACGTGAACCTGCACGAGTCGCCGATCCGGATGACCGCCACCGCAGCGGTTGCTGCTGGCAACATGTTGGTGGTGCGGGGCCCCGATTGGGGTGACGTCGACTTCAGTTGGCGCCGGTATCTGCCCGATTCCGACGATCACGTGGACGTCGCGTGCCGTCGTACCATCTCCGATGACGGCTGGGCCGCCGTTGTCGAGATGGCGGCCCTGGAGCCGGCCGACTGGATCCTGTTCGCGACGGCACCGGACGGTACGTCGCACGCGGTGCAGTGCGAACCGTTCTTGTCGAGCCGGCTGCCGCTGACGATCACCCGGGGCGGGTCCGCGTTCGCCGTACGGCCGCTCGCCGGGACACTGCACCTTGAGGTGAGTTAG
- a CDS encoding class I SAM-dependent methyltransferase produces MTEYLLFPGRHHVLTRFQSEFLRKFAGRTVVWAVTSANHQTTKRNPVAFDRREAAIERFSVASGIRSLVVGVVDTSPTDEFAEVTVKAIEAGTDDLVRLTPANTVVACSTPSVSKLYERLGFSVIGVEPEGVAHPWDVLLMIAAGNDQWKELAHPATVDVFERYALDAHVARCVNDPVVGDDGGLTTTRDYKTYADAFETAADRKWQQIKGFVRPGRILDIGCATGATLQLIDADPRFHESDLIGVEVARHLYAECVHKKEQGLFTNPNVYFYQRNMLGSAVFPPRSIDTTLTLALTHEIWSYADGSRPDTVQRFADALFAHTAPHGVWINSDVCGPDEPDRPVILRLDDSDGENPDDITDLETLDDPAAYITKLSTRARFFQFAHDFRRNAKVPFEYDERPDGLVLRLADAMDFLTRKDYVDNWLSETHEQFCGLNFAGWSAVAERAGFTIDPASNAWRNDWVIENRIAPVASITTATGDPLDWPVTHQLLVARR; encoded by the coding sequence GTGACCGAGTACTTGTTGTTTCCGGGGCGGCATCATGTGTTGACCCGGTTTCAGTCGGAGTTTCTGCGGAAGTTCGCGGGGCGGACCGTGGTGTGGGCGGTGACGTCGGCGAATCATCAGACGACGAAGCGGAATCCGGTGGCGTTCGATCGGCGGGAGGCCGCGATCGAGCGGTTCAGTGTGGCGAGTGGGATCCGGTCGCTCGTGGTCGGAGTCGTGGACACCTCGCCGACGGACGAATTCGCCGAGGTGACGGTGAAGGCGATCGAGGCCGGGACCGATGACCTCGTCCGGTTGACGCCCGCGAACACGGTGGTGGCGTGCTCGACCCCGTCGGTCAGCAAGTTGTACGAGCGGTTGGGTTTCAGCGTCATCGGGGTCGAGCCCGAGGGCGTCGCGCACCCCTGGGACGTCCTACTGATGATTGCTGCGGGCAATGATCAGTGGAAGGAACTGGCACATCCGGCGACCGTGGATGTCTTCGAGCGGTACGCCCTGGACGCACACGTCGCGCGCTGCGTGAACGACCCGGTGGTCGGTGACGATGGCGGCCTCACCACGACCCGGGACTACAAGACGTACGCCGACGCGTTCGAAACCGCCGCCGATCGGAAATGGCAACAAATCAAGGGCTTTGTCCGCCCCGGACGCATTCTCGACATCGGCTGCGCGACCGGCGCGACGCTTCAACTGATCGATGCCGATCCACGATTCCACGAGTCGGATCTGATCGGTGTCGAGGTCGCCCGGCATTTGTACGCCGAATGCGTGCACAAGAAGGAACAAGGCCTCTTCACCAACCCGAACGTCTATTTCTACCAACGCAATATGCTCGGTTCGGCCGTCTTCCCGCCGCGGTCGATCGACACCACGCTGACGCTCGCGCTCACCCACGAGATCTGGTCGTACGCCGACGGATCCCGCCCGGACACCGTCCAGCGTTTTGCCGATGCCCTGTTCGCGCACACGGCACCACACGGCGTCTGGATCAACTCCGACGTCTGCGGCCCCGACGAGCCCGACCGCCCCGTCATACTGCGGCTGGACGACAGCGACGGCGAGAACCCGGACGACATCACCGACCTCGAGACGCTCGACGATCCCGCGGCGTACATCACCAAACTCTCCACCCGCGCACGGTTCTTCCAGTTCGCGCACGACTTCCGGCGGAACGCGAAGGTCCCGTTCGAGTACGACGAACGCCCCGACGGACTGGTACTCCGGCTCGCCGACGCGATGGACTTCCTCACCCGCAAGGACTACGTCGACAACTGGCTGAGCGAGACCCACGAGCAGTTCTGCGGCCTCAACTTCGCCGGCTGGTCCGCGGTCGCCGAACGCGCCGGCTTCACCATCGACCCCGCCTCGAACGCCTGGCGCAACGACTGGGTCATCGAGAACCGCATCGCCCCTGTCGCCTCCATCACCACCGCGACCGGCGACCCGCTCGACTGGCCGGTCACCCACCAACTGCTGGTCGCGAGGCGCTAA
- the pseI gene encoding pseudaminic acid synthase: MSTIEIGGVPVGPDHQPFVIAEMSANHNGDLARALDIVRAVAESGAQALKLQTYTADTMTLDLDLPAFRLPVEHELWSEARLYDLYEEAHTPWAWHEPIFELATSLGLVAFSSAFDQTAIDFLEKLNVPAYKVASNEIGDLPLVRGMAETGKPIIISTGSATLTDIDAAVRAARSTGNEQIIVLSCTASYPAPPEQSNLRGIPVLRDALGVQVGLSDHTMGIGAAVAAVALGATVIEKHVTLKRVDGGVDSAFSLEPWELELLVESTRVAQLSLGKPAIGPKQAEENVLRFRRSLYVTQDVRVGDPITPENVRSIRPAGGLAPDLFQQVNGRPFRTDVKAGTPLTWDLL; encoded by the coding sequence ATGAGCACCATCGAGATCGGCGGCGTGCCGGTCGGACCGGATCACCAGCCGTTCGTCATCGCCGAGATGTCCGCGAACCACAACGGTGACCTGGCGCGGGCGCTCGACATCGTCCGGGCGGTCGCGGAGTCCGGCGCACAGGCGCTGAAGCTGCAGACCTACACCGCGGACACGATGACGCTCGACCTCGACCTGCCGGCGTTCCGGCTGCCGGTGGAGCACGAGCTGTGGAGCGAGGCGCGGCTGTACGACCTGTACGAGGAGGCGCACACCCCGTGGGCGTGGCACGAGCCGATCTTCGAGCTGGCGACATCGCTCGGGCTGGTGGCGTTCTCGTCGGCGTTCGACCAGACCGCGATCGACTTCCTCGAGAAGCTGAACGTCCCGGCGTACAAGGTCGCGTCGAACGAGATCGGTGACCTGCCGCTGGTCCGCGGGATGGCGGAGACCGGCAAGCCGATCATCATCTCCACCGGATCCGCGACACTCACCGACATCGACGCCGCGGTCCGGGCGGCGCGCTCGACCGGCAACGAGCAGATCATCGTGCTGTCGTGTACGGCGAGCTACCCCGCGCCGCCGGAGCAGTCGAACCTGCGCGGTATCCCGGTCCTCCGCGACGCCCTCGGCGTACAGGTCGGCCTGTCGGACCACACGATGGGAATCGGCGCTGCCGTGGCCGCGGTGGCGCTCGGGGCGACCGTGATCGAGAAGCATGTGACGCTGAAGCGCGTCGACGGCGGCGTCGACTCCGCGTTCTCCCTCGAGCCGTGGGAGCTGGAGCTGTTGGTCGAGAGCACCCGCGTCGCCCAACTCTCACTCGGCAAGCCCGCCATCGGCCCCAAACAAGCCGAAGAGAACGTCCTCCGCTTCCGCCGCTCCCTCTACGTCACCCAGGATGTCCGAGTCGGCGACCCCATCACCCCGGAAAACGTCCGCTCCATCCGCCCAGCCGGCGGCCTGGCCCCCGACCTCTTCCAACAGGTCAACGGCCGCCCCTTCCGCACCGACGTCAAGGCCGGCACGCCCCTCACCTGGGACCTGCTCTAG
- a CDS encoding GNAT family N-acetyltransferase, translating to MLRTATELDVDTIRRLRNQQANRDVSITSHEITADEHATWWAKTSVDPSRRVLIYERDDRTAGVVNFFDLDGSSGAWGFFLDADGLAERGKTLPAWIEVMREATAYAFDELGLDVLTGEVLEHNAVVRQMNRRFRFVEGTPEVRYADGREVTVIPISLRKQDRRTQGN from the coding sequence ATGCTGCGCACCGCTACTGAACTTGATGTCGACACCATCCGGCGGCTGCGGAACCAGCAGGCCAATCGCGACGTCAGCATCACCTCGCACGAGATCACCGCGGACGAGCACGCAACGTGGTGGGCGAAGACCTCGGTCGACCCCAGCCGCCGGGTCCTGATCTACGAACGGGACGACAGGACGGCCGGCGTCGTCAACTTCTTCGACCTCGACGGATCGTCGGGCGCCTGGGGCTTCTTCCTCGACGCCGACGGGCTGGCGGAGCGCGGCAAGACGCTGCCCGCGTGGATCGAGGTGATGCGCGAGGCCACGGCGTACGCGTTCGACGAGCTCGGCCTCGACGTACTCACCGGCGAGGTACTCGAGCACAACGCCGTGGTCCGGCAGATGAACCGGCGCTTCCGGTTCGTCGAAGGTACGCCGGAGGTCCGGTACGCCGACGGCCGCGAGGTCACCGTGATTCCGATCAGCCTGCGCAAGCAGGACCGTAGAACCCAGGGGAACTGA
- a CDS encoding glycoside hydrolase family 10 protein: MRVWRAMGVFGVTAGLLLSGLTGTASAAPASQQACAPSATTPLRQFRASWISSVVNIDWPSKTGLSAAQQQAELIGWLDDAVRQHHNAVILQVRPTADAFWPSKVEPWSQYLTGTQGGDPGYDPLAFAVAEAHKRNLELHAWFNPYRLSMGTDLNALIPTHPARLHPDWVVSYGGKLYYNPGIPAARKLVEDAIMDAVSRYDIDGVHFDDYFYPYPVAGQTFDDAATFAQYADGYTDLQAWRRHNIDLLISELSQKMHAIKPWIKFGISPFAVWRNKATDPEGTDTTAGVQTYDDLAADTRKWVREEWIDYIVPQVYWAGGFAPADYNKIVPWWADQVRGTHVHLYIGEATYKVGTSTQSPDWSDPQELSDHLAFDSAIPEVKGNIYFSAKDVRADRLGATTLLNNTWYTRLALIPAMPALDSRPPLPAHAVHASRTANGVQLKWSRTSKDTTSYAIYRRDLLGADHCPDNDARNLIATVRSSGAAQSYTDPTATPGKAYLYRVTALDRLSNQSIAIPTVSLR; encoded by the coding sequence ATGAGAGTCTGGCGAGCGATGGGTGTCTTCGGTGTGACGGCAGGGCTGCTGCTGAGCGGGTTGACCGGTACGGCGTCCGCCGCGCCGGCGAGCCAGCAGGCGTGTGCGCCCAGCGCGACGACTCCACTGCGGCAGTTCCGGGCCAGCTGGATCTCGTCCGTGGTGAACATCGACTGGCCGTCGAAGACCGGTCTGAGTGCCGCGCAGCAGCAGGCCGAGCTGATCGGCTGGCTCGACGACGCGGTCCGGCAGCACCACAACGCGGTCATCCTGCAGGTCCGTCCGACCGCGGACGCGTTCTGGCCGTCGAAGGTCGAGCCCTGGTCGCAGTACCTGACCGGGACCCAGGGCGGCGATCCCGGCTACGACCCGCTGGCGTTCGCGGTCGCCGAGGCGCACAAGCGGAACCTCGAGCTGCACGCGTGGTTCAACCCGTACCGGCTCTCGATGGGCACCGACCTCAATGCGCTGATCCCGACCCACCCGGCGCGTCTGCACCCGGACTGGGTCGTCTCGTACGGCGGGAAGCTCTACTACAACCCCGGCATCCCAGCGGCCCGCAAGCTGGTCGAGGACGCGATCATGGACGCGGTCTCGCGGTACGACATCGACGGCGTGCACTTCGACGACTACTTCTACCCGTATCCGGTGGCCGGTCAGACCTTTGACGACGCCGCGACGTTCGCGCAGTACGCCGACGGTTACACCGACCTCCAGGCCTGGCGGCGGCACAACATCGACCTGCTGATCAGCGAGCTCAGCCAGAAGATGCACGCGATCAAGCCGTGGATCAAGTTCGGCATCTCGCCGTTCGCGGTCTGGCGCAACAAGGCGACCGACCCGGAGGGCACCGACACCACGGCCGGCGTCCAGACGTACGACGACCTCGCCGCGGACACGCGTAAGTGGGTCCGCGAGGAGTGGATCGACTACATCGTCCCGCAGGTCTACTGGGCCGGTGGATTCGCACCGGCCGACTACAACAAGATCGTCCCGTGGTGGGCCGACCAGGTCCGCGGTACGCATGTCCACCTCTACATCGGCGAGGCGACGTACAAGGTCGGTACGTCGACCCAGTCGCCGGACTGGTCGGACCCGCAGGAGCTGAGCGACCACCTGGCGTTCGACAGCGCGATCCCCGAGGTGAAGGGCAACATCTACTTCTCCGCGAAGGACGTGCGGGCCGACCGTCTCGGCGCGACCACGCTCCTCAACAACACCTGGTACACGAGGCTGGCGCTGATCCCCGCGATGCCCGCGCTGGACTCTCGCCCGCCCCTGCCCGCTCACGCGGTCCACGCCAGCCGCACCGCGAACGGCGTGCAACTCAAGTGGTCCCGCACGTCGAAGGACACCACGTCGTACGCCATCTACCGCCGCGACCTCCTGGGCGCCGACCACTGCCCCGACAACGACGCCCGCAACCTGATTGCGACGGTTCGCTCCAGCGGCGCCGCCCAGTCCTACACCGACCCCACAGCAACCCCCGGCAAGGCCTACCTCTACAGGGTCACCGCCCTCGACCGCCTCTCCAACCAAAGCATCGCAATCCCCACCGTCTCGCTCCGCTGA
- a CDS encoding ATP-binding protein, with product MDAYVHRIVDAELDELLAGLPAVTLDGPKGVGKTATAVRRAQTVYALDDPARRLLLEADPDRLDRAQPPVLVDEWQLHPPVWDQVRRSVDRDATPGRFLLTGSASPVDAPTHSGAGRIVRLRMRPMSLSERGIESPTVSIRSLLTGSKGPADGTTDVQLAQYTEEIVRSGFPGIRPLTDRPRRAQLTGYLDRIVERDFPEQGHLVRRPATLRAWLAAYAAATATTASYNAILDAATAGDSDKPAKTTTMAYRDVLSQLWLLEPVEAWLPTRNRLSRLASSPKHHLADPALAAALLGVGVDALLDDATKGHPRIRDGVLLGQLFESLVTLDVRVYAQAAEAGVRHLRTRNGDHEVDLIVERADHRVLAIEVKLTPFVTDDDVKHLLWLRSQLGADLLDAMVICTGTEAYRRQDGILVVPAALLGP from the coding sequence GTGGACGCGTATGTGCACCGGATCGTCGACGCGGAGCTGGACGAGTTGCTGGCCGGCCTGCCGGCGGTCACGCTCGACGGGCCGAAAGGCGTCGGCAAGACCGCGACCGCGGTTCGGCGGGCGCAGACGGTCTATGCGCTTGACGACCCGGCTCGGCGACTTCTGCTGGAGGCGGATCCGGATCGACTGGATCGGGCTCAGCCGCCGGTGCTGGTCGACGAATGGCAACTGCATCCACCGGTCTGGGACCAGGTCCGGCGTAGCGTCGACCGCGACGCGACGCCGGGCCGCTTCCTACTGACCGGCAGCGCCAGCCCGGTCGACGCACCGACCCATTCCGGCGCTGGGCGGATCGTCCGCCTGCGGATGCGTCCGATGTCGCTTTCCGAGCGCGGGATCGAGTCGCCGACCGTCAGCATCCGGAGTCTGCTGACCGGCTCCAAAGGGCCTGCGGATGGTACGACCGACGTGCAGTTGGCCCAGTACACCGAGGAGATCGTTCGATCGGGCTTCCCGGGCATCAGGCCGCTCACCGACCGGCCCCGGCGTGCTCAGCTCACCGGATACCTCGACCGGATCGTCGAACGAGACTTTCCCGAGCAGGGACACCTGGTGCGGCGTCCCGCCACCCTGCGGGCGTGGTTGGCCGCTTACGCTGCCGCAACCGCGACGACCGCGTCGTACAACGCGATCCTCGACGCTGCGACCGCAGGTGACAGCGACAAGCCTGCGAAGACGACGACCATGGCGTACCGCGATGTGCTGAGTCAGCTGTGGCTACTCGAGCCCGTGGAGGCGTGGCTGCCGACCCGGAACCGTCTCAGCCGGCTCGCGTCGTCGCCGAAACACCATCTGGCCGACCCGGCGCTGGCGGCGGCTCTCCTCGGGGTCGGCGTGGACGCGCTGCTCGACGACGCGACCAAGGGTCATCCGCGGATCCGCGACGGCGTACTGCTCGGGCAGCTCTTCGAGTCGCTGGTCACCCTCGACGTCAGGGTTTATGCGCAGGCTGCCGAGGCAGGCGTCCGGCATCTCAGGACCAGGAACGGCGACCACGAGGTGGACCTGATCGTCGAGCGTGCCGATCACCGGGTGCTGGCGATCGAGGTGAAGCTCACGCCGTTCGTGACCGACGACGACGTCAAACACCTGCTGTGGTTGAGATCCCAGCTCGGTGCGGATCTTCTGGATGCGATGGTGATCTGTACCGGGACCGAGGCCTATCGCCGCCAGGACGGGATCCTCGTCGTCCCCGCTGCGCTGCTCGGACCTTGA
- a CDS encoding phosphopantetheine-binding protein: protein MSSVARGRVREMMGEVMTAQGRSLPADDTADLREIGFRSLDFSELALRVEDELGDELNFDAPGLRRIATVGDVLDFIEQLQSA, encoded by the coding sequence ATGAGTTCGGTGGCGCGGGGTCGGGTCAGGGAGATGATGGGTGAGGTGATGACGGCCCAGGGCCGGTCATTGCCGGCCGACGACACAGCGGATCTCCGGGAGATCGGGTTCCGGTCGCTGGACTTCTCCGAGCTGGCCCTCCGGGTGGAGGACGAGCTGGGCGACGAGCTGAACTTCGATGCCCCTGGGCTACGCCGGATCGCGACGGTCGGCGACGTACTGGACTTCATCGAGCAGCTTCAGTCTGCGTGA
- a CDS encoding AMP-binding protein — MTAVTSRRRTTALIGDDNTVVVAGKRLTWRTLHKLPQLPSPAAVLVDSGADALAALRHHAVHGTELLVATESRVDMRMREELGESGFAIVLPDGSVTPAKLKRVEESGRAWLLTSGSTGRPKRIGHTLESLTTVTADQPPRTWLLPYSPGTYAWWQVVTLSLTQADQGLVVIEPSELEEWPAIATEHGVTAASGTPTFWRQAIYRDADALAGVPLEQITLGGEPVDQAILDQLREIFPNTRISWIYASSEVGASIVVHDGKAGFPKTWLDREPDPDRPMLTVEGDELVIRSPHHGAGLVGAVHTGDRIEYDGDRVLITGRLDTDEINVGGSKVSAGVVRNVLMGHPGVSWARVFARKAPLVGRMVAAEVVPNRALGPITDADLVQWCSTRLPDYGVPRRIKFLDEIPQKETLKSDV, encoded by the coding sequence GTGACGGCCGTGACCAGCCGCCGCCGGACCACCGCCCTGATCGGCGATGACAACACTGTCGTCGTCGCCGGTAAGCGCCTGACCTGGCGGACGCTGCACAAGCTGCCGCAACTGCCGTCACCCGCGGCAGTCCTGGTCGACAGCGGCGCCGACGCGCTCGCCGCCCTTCGCCACCACGCGGTCCACGGCACCGAGCTGCTCGTGGCCACCGAGTCCCGCGTCGACATGCGGATGCGCGAGGAGCTGGGCGAGTCCGGGTTCGCCATCGTCCTGCCCGATGGGTCAGTGACCCCGGCCAAGCTGAAGCGGGTCGAGGAGTCCGGCCGCGCCTGGCTGCTGACGTCCGGATCGACCGGTCGCCCGAAGCGCATCGGCCACACGCTCGAGTCCCTGACCACGGTCACCGCCGATCAACCGCCGCGCACCTGGCTGCTGCCGTACTCGCCCGGGACATATGCGTGGTGGCAGGTCGTCACACTCTCGCTGACCCAGGCCGACCAAGGCCTGGTCGTGATCGAGCCCAGCGAGCTCGAGGAATGGCCCGCGATCGCGACCGAGCACGGCGTCACAGCAGCCTCGGGTACGCCGACCTTCTGGCGGCAGGCGATCTACCGGGACGCCGACGCGCTCGCCGGCGTACCGCTGGAGCAGATCACGCTCGGCGGCGAGCCCGTCGACCAGGCGATCCTCGACCAGCTGCGCGAGATCTTCCCGAACACCCGGATCTCCTGGATCTACGCCTCGTCCGAGGTCGGTGCCTCGATCGTGGTGCACGACGGCAAGGCCGGGTTCCCCAAGACCTGGCTCGACCGCGAGCCCGATCCGGACCGCCCGATGCTGACCGTCGAGGGCGACGAGCTGGTGATCCGTTCGCCGCACCACGGCGCGGGCCTGGTCGGCGCCGTACACACCGGCGACCGGATCGAGTACGACGGCGACCGCGTGCTGATCACCGGCCGGCTGGACACCGATGAGATCAACGTCGGCGGATCCAAGGTGTCGGCCGGTGTGGTCCGCAACGTGCTGATGGGTCATCCGGGTGTCTCGTGGGCGCGGGTGTTCGCGCGCAAGGCGCCGTTGGTCGGCCGGATGGTCGCGGCCGAGGTCGTCCCGAATCGCGCGCTCGGCCCGATCACGGACGCCGACCTGGTGCAGTGGTGTTCGACCCGGCTGCCCGATTACGGCGTCCCCCGGAGGATCAAGTTCCTCGACGAGATCCCGCAGAAGGAAACCCTGAAGAGTGATGTCTGA
- a CDS encoding SDR family NAD(P)-dependent oxidoreductase: protein MSEVSVVPPASVVLVSGGSRGLGLAIVTDLLANGLKVAAFARTVTPELTALGEKYPDHLYYGSVDVNDARAAQDFVKAVESNLGPIDALVNNAAIGQDSLHVHTSADHLAEIIRTNLTSPLILTRFVLRRMLAKGLKGRIVNITSICAQRGYPGLVAYSATKGGMDAATRSLARELGGRILANSVAPGFFASEMSAVLGQTQLDQIVRRTPTGHLTEPEDVLPVVRMLLLENTNLNGQVLVVDGAASI from the coding sequence ATGTCTGAAGTCAGTGTTGTCCCGCCGGCCTCGGTCGTGCTGGTGTCGGGCGGCTCGCGCGGTCTCGGCCTGGCGATCGTCACCGACCTGCTCGCGAACGGGCTCAAGGTCGCCGCGTTCGCCCGGACCGTCACGCCCGAGCTGACCGCACTCGGCGAGAAGTACCCGGACCACCTGTACTACGGATCCGTCGACGTCAACGACGCCCGAGCGGCGCAGGACTTCGTCAAGGCGGTCGAGAGCAACCTCGGCCCGATCGATGCCCTGGTCAACAATGCCGCGATCGGCCAGGACTCGTTGCACGTCCACACCTCGGCCGATCATCTGGCCGAGATCATCCGGACCAACCTGACGTCGCCGTTGATCCTGACCCGCTTCGTCCTGCGCCGGATGCTGGCCAAAGGCCTCAAGGGCCGGATCGTCAACATCACCTCGATCTGTGCGCAACGCGGCTATCCCGGCTTGGTCGCATACTCGGCCACCAAGGGCGGAATGGACGCGGCCACCCGCTCACTCGCTCGTGAGCTCGGTGGCCGCATCCTCGCCAACTCGGTCGCGCCGGGGTTCTTCGCCTCGGAGATGTCCGCGGTCCTAGGTCAGACCCAGCTCGACCAGATCGTCCGCCGTACCCCGACCGGTCACCTGACCGAGCCGGAGGACGTGCTCCCGGTCGTCCGCATGCTCCTGCTGGAGAACACGAACCTCAACGGTCAGGTGCTCGTCGTGGACGGCGCCGCCTCCATCTGA